Below is a window of Populus alba chromosome 2, ASM523922v2, whole genome shotgun sequence DNA.
TATACCCTAGTGTGGGGGTGAGGGGATGGATCAATCTTGCTGTAGGATGTGGGCTAGTTTAGTCTTAGGACACACCTGCCGtgtgaagaaaagaataaattgaaactGTTTCTACTTTACATAATATTAATGGGTGGATGATGCTACTGGCTGGCTTGCTGGCATGCATGCATCAAGGGCTTGAGTAGGGTTGTTTTTCTTAATGTGTATTCTTCTATCCGCTTGGTTTCTTTGGGAAGTTAGCTGGTGGTCAAATAAACTCACACGGTTAGCTGGGAATATCACCAAGATAAAAGATTTGCGAGAGTTTCCTAGTGATGGGATGGATAAATGAAGTCTCGTTGCTTAGACTCTGATAATTGGATAAAACAACGTCGGTGTCCACGCCGTGAGCAGTAACATTTGCTATAATTCTGTTTGAATCATGCAGTAATTTCCTGTACTCTAGGATTCCGAGATGTTTATTTTCCTGCGGCCATGGTTCCATTGAAAAACATGTATTGATGTCGAATTATCAATGACTCCAGGCATCTTCTTGAAGTATGCTAGGAATGCCCTTGTTGGACTCGGATGGATTCTGCACAGGCAATGGAGGTGTCAAGCCTCTGGCCCATACATTCTCAGAAGGGATTTAACAAATAATGACCTGTGCATGATTCGAAACCTGTGTACATAGTCATGGCTGAAAAAGTTCTAAATGATGATGAGCTCTGCAGGCATCAACGACTTTTGATGCAACAAGCAAAGCAACAGCCAGTTTCTTTTAAGTTGCTATTTCTTTATTTCCTACTGTAGTCCATggttgaaaaaaaccaaaaaaaaaaataaaattacagcagttttgacttttgaattgatgaagaataaaaatacaatacaaatGGCTTGTAAGAAATTTCTGcttttatatggaaaaaaatgaGCAACAAATGAACTCAATAAATGATCATCAAATGCTACAAAATCATATAAACTACCTGCTCTGCTTGGGCACCTTAAGCCCTGCAACGCAGTGGTTATTTCAGGTGAAAGGCCAAGACTCTGGATGACAAGGCTAGCTGTTTTACTCTGTTTCCCTGAAACTCTCACTTGTTAGCCACAGCTTCTTTTGAATGATGAATACCATATCATCCTCATCTTGCTCAGACTCCCCCTCAGCCTCAGCTGTTGCCACTGCTTCCCAATGTAGTGCTGATAAATGTTTCTTTACGAACTCCACCACTGGTCGTTTATCCCGGATAATGATGAAGCCCGTCGGTCTCAGGATGCGGTCCATCTCAGTTAACAGATCCACAGCACTGCAGCCTTTCTTTTTAATGTCGGAGAAAACCGTCCAAGCATGGAGTAGATCATAAGTCCGTGGATAGGTCGAAAAGGATTCGCACCTGTCAatagaaaaccaaaattattttcCCAAAAGATAGCGAGAGAGAAAATAATCAGCACTTCCACTATGCTTCCACATCCAACTTCTTGGAAGCAACATGATTATCCATGAATCTAGCATCAAAAGAGTTTTCCTGATAGAGGTTTCAAAGCCTTTAATGTTTACAAGACAAGTTCCCCTGTGGAGTGAGACTGTCCAAAACCCCTCAGGTTTTAGAGTAAATGGCGACTCGGACTACACTACACAGATACACGAATGAGGTTAGCATCACAGCTTCTCCTGCGctatttcaaacttttttttctctttcaaatatAACAGCAGTAAGAAAATTACTCCCATCATAACAAATTGGTGaatcattgaaatttttttggaattgacTGCTAATCTTTTACAACAAGAGAACTTAAAGGATCAATTTCCCTTTAGAAATCTATATATTTCATAGGCATACACTCCCAGCGCAGTGTTTGGTTTCTGAAGAGcaattgtttttaatctttACCAAAATCCACAcatttggtttctttttcacttatttttacCATTCAAAAATAGACCATCTGTGTAAAATGCACATAGaccattaaaaaattcaaatataatatcGTCAATAACATTTCCAACATACCAGCTGTGCACAGTGCCTATCAGGCCTCtgtcatatattattttgagaGTGTTGGGTCCGTCTTCAGGCACGACATTCATAACCCAGACATCTTTGCTCTTCAGAGCAGCTGCAAATGACCCTAGGTTTGCCTTCATGTCCATCACATTCCTCAGTGTATCAGGCCTAATCTTTGGGCTTAAAAGATTCCAATAATTCTCTACTCTTTTCTGCCAAACCTCCTGCAACATATCAAACCTGTTTTAAACTAGCTACTTGCATTTACACAGATGTAAACTTACTGCAACTTTTGGATAGATTACCATGTCCTTTTCAAACATTTCATTCGAATAGCCAAAGTCAGCGAGACGGGGAGGTAGAGCAGTCAACCGAGCAGGCCAAGGAGCCAATCCACTCCCTCTTGCTTTATGATTCTCTGGTGGGATCATCACAATATTTAGTTAGTGCATTTCTAACTGCCCAGTACAAGTTTCATGCAGTTAAAAAAGCAGTTAACAACATAGCAGATGAAAGTGTTAAAACATCAAAAGACAAGCAATCTTGAGGAGGTACCTAGGTGATAAGCATGCAACACGTGAACAACAAAGGATCAAATATGTAAACAAGAACATATTGCcatgtttaatttattaataacatgATCAAATTCCAAATGATGTTTCTATTTCAAGTGACATACTAGCACTATTTTGAAGTTCCCCGATAAAAATTATaaggttttgggttttttccATTTCTATGAGATTGGACCACTGTATAAAAGGCAATTACAGTACTCACGGTCAGAGTAAGGAGTGATGCAAGCTTCCATTGGCACACCCCATACTGCATCTGGGTCGTCATCAGATTTGCAGAGAGGAGGCTGGGTGCCGGGTTCTCTTTCCATGTAACAGTCATTTGTCAGAGGCTTGACCCAGATAACTGTTTGATTCCTTTTAGCAGCTATTTTCCAACACATTCGTTCAACAAGGGCACTCATTTCTTTCCAGATTCTCAGATCCTCTTCATCTTGTGCATAGGCTTCAGGGGATGAGTATGCAAAGTAGCCTCCAGGTCTAAGCAACCTATCTAGCTCAAGAAGAAGGATTCCATTTCTTTGAAGCCAATCAATCCTACAACGAGAACAATGTGCAAGTTCAAAAGATCTGCTTGGGTAAGGAAGTCTCTTTGTCCCTAAAACACCAAGGTGTGCAGGGATTCCCCTTTCCAGGGCAAACTGGATCTGGTTTTGATGAACATCATTTGGTGCCAATGACATTGC
It encodes the following:
- the LOC118052616 gene encoding probable methyltransferase PMT3, giving the protein MARGRGDGEQKKRLVTWIVVLAIVCGCLYIYSRKGGTSALEYGSKSLRKLGSSYLGGEDDGDEASNKFGEDLQDGVMLKSIPVCDDGQSELIPCLDRNLIYQTRLKLDLSLMEHYERHCPAPERHFNCLIPPPPGYKVPIKWPKSRDVVWKENIPHTHLASEKSDQNWMVVKGDKIEFPGGGTHFHYGADKYIAAIANMLNFPKNILNNGGRLRTVLDVGCGVASFGGYLLSSNIIAMSLAPNDVHQNQIQFALERGIPAHLGVLGTKRLPYPSRSFELAHCSRCRIDWLQRNGILLLELDRLLRPGGYFAYSSPEAYAQDEEDLRIWKEMSALVERMCWKIAAKRNQTVIWVKPLTNDCYMEREPGTQPPLCKSDDDPDAVWGVPMEACITPYSDQNHKARGSGLAPWPARLTALPPRLADFGYSNEMFEKDMEVWQKRVENYWNLLSPKIRPDTLRNVMDMKANLGSFAAALKSKDVWVMNVVPEDGPNTLKIIYDRGLIGTVHSWCESFSTYPRTYDLLHAWTVFSDIKKKGCSAVDLLTEMDRILRPTGFIIIRDKRPVVEFVKKHLSALHWEAVATAEAEGESEQDEDDMVFIIQKKLWLTSESFRETE